In the Arachis ipaensis cultivar K30076 chromosome B10, Araip1.1, whole genome shotgun sequence genome, one interval contains:
- the LOC107621450 gene encoding beta-glucuronosyltransferase GlcAT14A, with protein MKKFKNYYMHLRHQQQHQSVERKWVFPLAIGSLLSLFLLFLATLTSPSGGSILPFYRSITATSYSIFVESKLHVPPPSHLPPPPRLAYLISGSAGDGASVKRTLLALYHPNNRYVVHLDLEASKEERADLVEFVRSHALFRRFQNVRVIEKANLVTYRGPTMVANTLHAAAILLRESSDWDWFINLSASDYPLVTQDDLLHTFSYLXXXXXXXXXXXXXHQRARPIIVDPGLYMNKKQDVFWVTQRRSRPTAFKLFTGSAWMALSRSFIDYCIWGWDNLPRTALMYYTNFISSPEGYFHTVICNAQEFKNTTVNSDLHYISWDNPPKQHPHYLNLADMQKMVDSNAPFARKFHREDPVMDKIDAELLSRGPGMAVPGGWCIGSRENGTDPCTEIGNTTVLRPGPGAKRLETLISSLLSNESFRPRQCV; from the exons ATGAAGAAATTCAAGAACTACTACATGCACTTAAGGCACCAGCAGCAGCACCAATCAGTAGAAAGAAAATGGGTTTTCCCACTCGCAATCGGTTCCTTactctctctcttccttctctTCCTCGCAACGCTGACGTCACCTTCCGGCGGTTCAATCCTCCCATTCTACCGCTCCATAACTGCCACGTCATACTCCATCTTTGTCGAATCCAAGCTCCACGTCCCCCCTCCCTCCCACCTCCCTCCTCCGCCTCGCCTCGCCTACCTCATTTCCGGCTCCGCCGGCGACGGCGCCTCCGTCAAGCGGACTCTCCTCGCGCTCTACCACCCTAACAACCGTTACGTCGTGCATCTCGACCTTGAGGCATCGAAGGAGGAGCGTGCGGATCTGGTTGAGTTTGTTAGGAGCCACGCGCTTTTCCGAAGGTTCCAGAATGTGAGAGTGATCGAGAAAGCTAACCTTGTTACGTATCGAGGACCTACCATGGTGGCTAACACGCTCCACGCTGCCGCCATTCTCTTGAGAGAATCGAGTGACTGGGATTGGTTCATCAATCTCAGTGCCTCCGATTACCCCCTTGTTACTCAAGACG ATCTGCTGCACACGTTTTCGTACTTGNNNNNNNNNNNNNNNNNNNNNNNNNNNNNNNNNNNNNA TCACCAGCGTGCAAGGCCAATAATTGTTGATCCCGGGTTGTACATGAACAAGAAGCAAGATGTGTTCTGGGTAACACAACGGAGAAGTAGGCCTACAGCATTCAAGCTTTTCACAG GTTCTGCTTGGATGGCACTCTCAAGATCATTCATTGATTACTGCATATGGGGCTGGGACAACCTGCCCCGGACTGCTCTTATGTACTACACGAATTTCATATCTTCCCCGGAAGGATACTTTCACACTGTTATCTGTAATGCTCAAGAGTTCAAGAACACAACAGTGAACAGCGATCTGCATTACATTTCTTGGGACAATCCTCCCAAGCAGCACCCCCACTACCTTAATCTTGCGGACATGCAAAAGATGGTCGATAGCAATGCTCCCTTTGCGAGGAAGTTCCACAGAGAAGATCCAGTAATGGACAAAATTGATGCCGAGCTATTATCCAGAGGTCCTGGAATGGCTGTTCCAGGAGGGTGGTGCATAGGAAGCAGGGAGAATGGGACTGATCCCTGCACTGAAATTGGTAATACCACGGTCCTCAGGCCTGGCCCGGGTGCAAAAAGGCTCGAAACATTAATCAGCTCTTTATTGTCGAACGAAAGTTTCCGTCCACGACAGTGTGTATGA